One Pseudomonas syringae CC1557 genomic window, TGGAAACCCTGAAGAACGCCCAGGCTGCACGCGCCTGGTATCTGGCTCAGGGCGGCTCGGAGCAGGAACTGCATCGCCACTTCATCGCGGTCTCCAGCAACAACGCCGCTGCGATCGCGTTCGGCATTCGCGAAGAAAACATTTTCCCGATGTGGGACTGGGTCGGCGGTCGCTACTCGCTGTGGTCGGCCATCGGTCTGCCTATCGCGCTGGCCATCGGCATGTCCAACTTCAAGGAACTGCTGTCCGGTGCCTACACCATGGACCAGCATTTCCAGAGCGCACCGTTCGAGCAGAACATGCCGGTATTGCTGGCGCTGCTCGGTGTCTGGTACGGCAATTTCTGGGGTGCTCAGAGCCACGCAATCCTGCCGTATGACCATTACCTGCGCAACATCACAAAGCACTTGCAACAGTTGGACATGGAATCCAACGGCAAGAGCGTACGCCAGGACGGCACACCCGCGTTAACCGACACCGGACCAGTGATCTGGGGCGGCGTGGGCGCCAACGGTCAGCACGCTTATCACCAGTTGCTGCATCAAGGCACACAGATGATCCCGGCCGACTTCATTGTGCCGATCGTCAGCTTCAACCCGGTTGCCGACCACCACCAGTGGCTGTACGCCAACTGCCTGTCGCAGAGCCAGGCCTTGATGATGGGCAAGACCCGCGCCGAAGCCGAAGCCGAGTTGCGTGACAAGGGCATGGGCGAGGACGAGGTGCAGAAACTGGCGCCGCACAAAGTCATCCCCGGCAACCGTCCGAGCAACACGCTGGTGGTAGAACGCATCAGCCCGCGTCGCTTGGGCGCGCTAGTGGCAATGTATGAACACAAGGTGTTCGTGCAGAGCGTGATCTGGGGCACCAACGCGTTTGACCAATGGGGTGTGGAACTGGGCAAGGAAATGGGCAAGGCGGTGTACCAGCGTCTGACCGGCGGCACCGAAGAACCGGCCGACGATGCCTCGACCCAAGGCCTGATCAACTACTTCCGCGGCCGTCACCGCGGCTGATTTTTCCCGTTCATGAATATCGTTCCCACGCTCGCGTGGGAATGCTGTTCATGACGCTCTGCGTCACAAAGAGGACGCAAAGCGTCCAGAACTGCATGCCGACGCGGAGCATCGGCACGATAATCAGTTGGATTTGTGCATCACGATGAGCGCTGCGCGCTTGGCATGAGCTTCAGTCAGTTTTATTCACGTCCCGCCCCGATGCACGAGCCCGACATGGAATTCATCCGTACCCGCATCGAAACCCAGGTCATTAGCCTCACCGGCCTTGCGCTCGGTCAGCTGGATCTGGAAAACCCCAAAGGTGATCCCGGCCTGTTCGGCCCGCAGGCGGTGTGCTGGACGGTGCATGGTGATTTCACCAGCATGCTGGTCGGCGGCATCAGCGCCTTGATGCTGCAAGTGCTGCATCCGCTGGCATTGGCGGGAATCTGGGATCATTCCAACTTTCGCCAGGACATGCTCGGCCGTCTGCGACGTACCGGGCAGTTTTTGTCCGGCACCACCTATGGCGCCACACAGGATGCCAACTGGCTGATCGACAAGGTGCGCACCATTCACCTGAAAGTCACCGGCACGGCGCCTGACGGTCGTCCTTACGCCGCCAGCGACCCGGACCTGCTGACCTGGGTACACGTCGCTGAGGTCAGCAGCTTCCTTGCGGCGCATTTGCGCTACCACAATCCGGCGCTGTCACTGGCCGATCAGGACCTGTATTACGCCGAAACCGCTCTGATCGCCGAACGTCTGGGCGCTCGCAACGTCCCGCATTCGCGGCAGGCAATCGACGACTATCTGGCAGCCATTCGCGGGCAACTGGTCTGTGACGAGCGCAGCCGCGAAGTGCTGCGCCTGCTGCTCGATGCGCCTGCACCCAACTGGCTCGCCAAGCCCTTCGGCGTATTGATGATGCGCGCCGGTCTCGACCTGCTGCCGGACTGGGCCAGCGCAATGCTCGACGTCACGCAAAGCCCGTTGCAGCGCCGGATTATCCGCCTCGGCGTCAACAGCACCGCGCCGATACTGCGCTGGGCGGTGCGGGACGGATCGGCGCAACGTGCAAACCGCCGCATGGGCCTTTGAGCAATAGGTGCAGGCCAGCCGTAAAACGTGACTGAGCGGTTCGCGGTTGGAACCGGCATCCCTATCTGTGCCACCATGAGCCCTCAATAACAATGAGGATCAGCGCCATGCAAGACGTCGTTATCGTTGCCGCCACCCGCACCGCCGTGGGCAGTTTCCAGGGCTCACTGGCGGCCATTCCAGCGGTCGATCTGGGTGCTGCGGTCATTCGCCAGCTGCTTGCGCAGACCGGTGTGGATGGCGCGCACGTCGATGAAGTCATCATGGGCCAGGTACTCACCGCTGGCGCCGGGCAGAACCCTGCGCGACAAGCCGCCATCAAGGCAGGCCTGCCCTTCTCGGTCCCGGCCATGACCCTCAACAAGGTGTGCGGCTCGGGACTCAAAGCCCTGCATCTGGCCGCTCAGGCGATTCGCTGTGGCGACGCTGACATCATCATCGCCGGCGGCCAGGAGAACATGAGCCTGTCCAACTACGTCATGCCCGGCGCGCGAACCGGCCTGCGCATGGGCCACGCAACCATGGTCGACACGATGATCAGTGACGGTCTGTGGGACGCATTCAACGATTACCACATGGGCATCACCGCAGAAAACCTGGCGCAGCAATACGACATCAGTCGCGAGGCACAGGATGCCTTCGCCGCGCATTCTCAGCAGAAAGCGATTGCCGCCATCGAAGCCGGGCGCTTTGCCGACGAGATCACCCCGATCCTGATTCCTCAGCGCAAGGGCGACCCGGTGTCCTTCGCGGTCGATGAGCAACCTCGTGCCGGTACCACGGCCGAAACCCTGGGCAAACTCAAACCTGCATTCAAAAAGGACGGCACGGTCACGGCCGGTAACGCCTCGTCACTCAACGACGGCGCTGCCGCAGTGATGCTGATGAGCGCTGCCAAAGCAGAACAACTGGGACTGCCAGTGCTGGCACGCGTTGCTGCTTATGCCAACGCCGGCGTGGACCCGGCGATCATGGGCATCGGCCCGGTCAGCGCCACTCGCCGCTGCCTGGACAAGGCTGGTTGGGCACTGGACGAACTGGACCTCATCGAAGCCAACGAAGCATTTGCCGCGCAATCTCTGTCGGTGGGCAAGGAACTGGGGCTGGACCCGGAGAAGCTCAACGTCAACGGCGGAGCCATTGCTATCGGCCACCCGATTGGCGCATCAGGCTGCCGCGTGCTGGTAACGCTGCTGCACGAGATGATCAGGCGGGATGCGAAAAAAGGTCTGGCCACGCTGTGCATCGGTGGTGGCCAGGGGGTTGCCCTCGCGCTGGCGCGCTGAGGGCGTCCAGATCAGGCGCCTGCGGGCGCCACTTCCATCTCGGCGGGCTCCGGCCGCTTGATCAGCGCATACACCACGCCGGTCAGCAGACTGCCCGCAATGATCGCCAGCAGATACAGCAGCGCGTGATTGATGGCGTTCGGGATCAGCATCACGAACAGGCCGCCGTGTGGCGCCATCAGCTTGCAGCCGAAGTACATCGACAAAGCACCCGTCAGCGCACCGCCGACCACGCTGGCCGGAATCACCCTTAGCGGGTCTTTGGCAGCGAATGGAATGGCACCCTCCGAAATAAAGCACAGCCCCAGCACAAACGCTGCCTTGCCCGCTTCACGTTCGCTCTGAGCGAACTTGCGACGGGCCAGGATCGTGGCAATGCCCATCCCAATGGGCGGCACCATACCGGCAGCCATGGCAGTGGCCATCGGTGCGTAGCTTTGCGAGGCCAGCAAACCGACCGAGAACGCGTAAGACGCCTTGTTGATCGGCCCGCCGAGGTCGACGCACATCATTGCGCCCAGCACCACGCCCAACAGAATCGCGTTGGTGGTGCCCATGCTGTCGAGGAAGTGGGTTAGCGCTTCGAGCATCCCGGCTACCGGCTTGCCGACCACGTAGATCATCACCAGACCGGTGAACAGGCTCGACAGCAACGGAATGATCAGAATCGGCTTGAGCGCTTCGACGCTGGCAGGCAGACGGGCGTAGCGATTGATCGCTGCGGCGCTGTAACCGGCCAGAAAACCGGCAATGATACCGCCGATGAAACCAGCGCCCAGCGTGCTCGCCAGCAAACCACCGATCATCCCCGGCGCCAGGCCCGGGCGGTCAGCGATGGAATAAGCGATGTAACCGGCCAGCAATGGCACCATCAGTTTGAACGCGGCTTCACCGCCAATCTGCATCAATGCCGCAGCCAGTGTGCCCGGCTCCTTGAACGCGGTAATGCCGAATACGAACGACAGCGCGATCAGCAAACCACCGGCAACCACCATCGGCAGCATGAACGACACGCCGGTCAGCAAATGCTTGTAGACCCCGGTCTTCTCTTGTCGGGCCGGCGATTTGGCAGTCGCCGAATCGGACTCGACCTGCCCTTCGGCCAATGCTTTTTTCAGGGTGGCTTCGGACTGCTTCAGCGCAATCCCGGTACCGCAACGGTAGATTTTCTTGCCGGCAAAACGATCCGTGTTGACCTCGATATCGGCGGCCAGCAACACCACGTCGGCGTCGGCAATCGCCTGAGCACTGAGCGGATTGCGTGCGCCGACCGAGCCTTGGGTCTCGACTTGCAGATCGTAGTTCAGACGCTTGGCAGCCTGCTGAATCGCCTCGGCGGCCATGAACGTGTGAGCGACGCCGGTCGGGCAGGCCGTGATGGCCACAATGCGCGGTTGCGCACCGGCACTGCTGGCACCGTCAGCAGCATCCGCCTGCGACGCTACATGCACCTGCGCTTCTTTTACCGCACGCTGCAAAAAGCCATCGACATCCTGCAACGCGTGCGCGGGCGAGTCTTGAAGCACGCGCTTGCCGACGAAGCGGCTCAGGTCCACCGGACCGGTATTGACCACCAGCACCAGATCAGCGGCCTGGATATCCTCAGGCGACAGCTGCTGATCGGCCTTGTTGGGGTCGATGATTTCGACGCTGGTTTCCCAGCCCTGGCGCAGTGCGGCCGCTTCGAGCAATCGTGCGCTGAGTACGCTGCTGACCTTGCCGTTCGGGCAGGCCGTAACTATGGCTAACTTCATGACGATCCTCTCTTATTGTTCTGTCAGGCTGCGCACAGTGACGCCGCCTTCAAGCCGTTTGAGTTGGGCGGCATCGGTGATGCCGAAACCGATCTGGGTCACGGCCATGGCAGCGATTGCCGTGGCCGTGCGCAGGGTTTTCTGTGGATCGTGACCGCCGATAAGGCCGTGAACCATGCCCGCCAGCAGCGAATCGCCGGCACCCACGGTGCTGGCAACGGTGACCTTGGGCGGCAGCGAATGCAGCGCCAGGTTCGGGCTGAACCAGTGCACGCCTTCGGAGCCCTGAGAGATCACCACATGCTCGATGCCCTGAGCGTGCAGACGAGCGGCGGCTTCGGCTTGTGCGTCAATGGAAATGATCGGCGCGTCAAGGGCTTCGGCCAGCTCTTCGGTGTTGGGCTTGATCAGCCACGGCCCGGCCGCAAGACCGGCCCGCAAGGCCAGACCACTGCTGTCCAGCGCCACTTTCAGACCAAGGTCCTTGAGCATCAGCAGCAGCTTCTGCAACCACTCGGGAGTGACGCCACGCGGCAGACTGCCCGCCACCACCACCACATCGAAACCCGCTGCGATCTGCTGAACGCGCGCAAACAGGGCTTGCTGGGCCTCTTCACTGACCTGCGGGCCTGGGCCGTTCAGGTCGGTGATCCGGCCACTGCCTTCGGCCAGCTTGATGTTGCTGCGGGTTTCGCCCGGCACACGCACGAACTCGTCGACAAAGTTGCGTCGCTCGAACAACGCTTCGAACGCTTGCTGGTTGTCGACACCGAGGAAACCGGCAACGGTCAGCTCATGGCCGAGGTCAGCCAGCACCTGCGCCACGTTGAGCCCTTTGCCTGCGGCATGGGTCAGCATCGCATTGCTGCGATTGACCTGCCCCAGTTCCATCTGCCCCAACTGCACGGTCAGGTCCAGCGCCGGGTTCATGGTCAGGGTAAGAATCTTCGCCATTACAAAGCCTCCACAAGCGCACGGACTTCGGCAGCGCTGCCCGCCGTCAGCGCGGTTTGCGCCAGTTGCTGAGCAGTGCTCAGGGTCAGTTCACGAACGCAGGCCTTGACCTCGCC contains:
- a CDS encoding acetyl-CoA C-acetyltransferase, with amino-acid sequence MQDVVIVAATRTAVGSFQGSLAAIPAVDLGAAVIRQLLAQTGVDGAHVDEVIMGQVLTAGAGQNPARQAAIKAGLPFSVPAMTLNKVCGSGLKALHLAAQAIRCGDADIIIAGGQENMSLSNYVMPGARTGLRMGHATMVDTMISDGLWDAFNDYHMGITAENLAQQYDISREAQDAFAAHSQQKAIAAIEAGRFADEITPILIPQRKGDPVSFAVDEQPRAGTTAETLGKLKPAFKKDGTVTAGNASSLNDGAAAVMLMSAAKAEQLGLPVLARVAAYANAGVDPAIMGIGPVSATRRCLDKAGWALDELDLIEANEAFAAQSLSVGKELGLDPEKLNVNGGAIAIGHPIGASGCRVLVTLLHEMIRRDAKKGLATLCIGGGQGVALALAR
- a CDS encoding oxygenase MpaB family protein, translating into MEFIRTRIETQVISLTGLALGQLDLENPKGDPGLFGPQAVCWTVHGDFTSMLVGGISALMLQVLHPLALAGIWDHSNFRQDMLGRLRRTGQFLSGTTYGATQDANWLIDKVRTIHLKVTGTAPDGRPYAASDPDLLTWVHVAEVSSFLAAHLRYHNPALSLADQDLYYAETALIAERLGARNVPHSRQAIDDYLAAIRGQLVCDERSREVLRLLLDAPAPNWLAKPFGVLMMRAGLDLLPDWASAMLDVTQSPLQRRIIRLGVNSTAPILRWAVRDGSAQRANRRMGL
- a CDS encoding PTS fructose-like transporter subunit IIB gives rise to the protein MKLAIVTACPNGKVSSVLSARLLEAAALRQGWETSVEIIDPNKADQQLSPEDIQAADLVLVVNTGPVDLSRFVGKRVLQDSPAHALQDVDGFLQRAVKEAQVHVASQADAADGASSAGAQPRIVAITACPTGVAHTFMAAEAIQQAAKRLNYDLQVETQGSVGARNPLSAQAIADADVVLLAADIEVNTDRFAGKKIYRCGTGIALKQSEATLKKALAEGQVESDSATAKSPARQEKTGVYKHLLTGVSFMLPMVVAGGLLIALSFVFGITAFKEPGTLAAALMQIGGEAAFKLMVPLLAGYIAYSIADRPGLAPGMIGGLLASTLGAGFIGGIIAGFLAGYSAAAINRYARLPASVEALKPILIIPLLSSLFTGLVMIYVVGKPVAGMLEALTHFLDSMGTTNAILLGVVLGAMMCVDLGGPINKASYAFSVGLLASQSYAPMATAMAAGMVPPIGMGIATILARRKFAQSEREAGKAAFVLGLCFISEGAIPFAAKDPLRVIPASVVGGALTGALSMYFGCKLMAPHGGLFVMLIPNAINHALLYLLAIIAGSLLTGVVYALIKRPEPAEMEVAPAGA
- the pgi gene encoding glucose-6-phosphate isomerase, whose protein sequence is MAYYRNPSDVTALPAWQALNKHRQDMQDFSMREAFNADPQRFSQFTLSSAGLFLDYSKNLITTETRDLLVSLAGEVGLKDAIKAQYDGELVNSSEGRPALHTALRRPVGDKLKVNGVDVMPDVHRVLNQMTELVGRIHDGLWRGYTEKPITDVVNIGIGGSFLGPELVSEALVAYAHKGVRCHYLANIDGSEFHELSMKIRAETTLFIVSSKSFNTLETLKNAQAARAWYLAQGGSEQELHRHFIAVSSNNAAAIAFGIREENIFPMWDWVGGRYSLWSAIGLPIALAIGMSNFKELLSGAYTMDQHFQSAPFEQNMPVLLALLGVWYGNFWGAQSHAILPYDHYLRNITKHLQQLDMESNGKSVRQDGTPALTDTGPVIWGGVGANGQHAYHQLLHQGTQMIPADFIVPIVSFNPVADHHQWLYANCLSQSQALMMGKTRAEAEAELRDKGMGEDEVQKLAPHKVIPGNRPSNTLVVERISPRRLGALVAMYEHKVFVQSVIWGTNAFDQWGVELGKEMGKAVYQRLTGGTEEPADDASTQGLINYFRGRHRG
- the pfkB gene encoding 1-phosphofructokinase, whose amino-acid sequence is MAKILTLTMNPALDLTVQLGQMELGQVNRSNAMLTHAAGKGLNVAQVLADLGHELTVAGFLGVDNQQAFEALFERRNFVDEFVRVPGETRSNIKLAEGSGRITDLNGPGPQVSEEAQQALFARVQQIAAGFDVVVVAGSLPRGVTPEWLQKLLLMLKDLGLKVALDSSGLALRAGLAAGPWLIKPNTEELAEALDAPIISIDAQAEAAARLHAQGIEHVVISQGSEGVHWFSPNLALHSLPPKVTVASTVGAGDSLLAGMVHGLIGGHDPQKTLRTATAIAAMAVTQIGFGITDAAQLKRLEGGVTVRSLTEQ